The DNA sequence CCACATAGTCTCTCGATTTTTTGATGGCTTCACCAATCAGCTCGGCAGATTTGGCTTCACCTTGTGCCCTCACCACCATACCTTGTTTTTCTTGCCTGGCTTTATCAACCACAAATGCGGCTCTTTGGGCATCTTGCTGAGCAATTTGCTTGGCTTCTACAGCGTTGGTGAACTCCGGCGAAAAAGTCATGTATGTAATAGAAACATCATCCAGCAAGATATTGAATTTGCTTGCACGACGAACCAAATTTTCACGAATCAACCTAGAGaccttttctctttgagTGATTAGTTGTGACGCATTAAACTGGGCCACCACAGCCTTTAGCACTTCATTAACAATGGAAGGCAAAACTCTTTCATCGTAATCCTGGCCCAAAGTTCTATATATAGTGGGCAATTGCACAACATCCGGTCTAGAAAGCACCCTACAGGTAATATTCACCATTTGTAAGTCTTTGGTACCTGTTAAGGAAGCAACGTTACGAGGCTTTGCTCTCACATCATAAATAATTGGCGTGTCAAGCCAAGGGAATATGAAATGAGTACCCTCATTGAATATCCTTGAGGAAACACCATGTATTCTGGAATAAACAATGGCCCTATGACCACCATCTACATTGAATAATGCATTATTAATGAACAACGCGCCACCTCCAAGCAAAAGCAAGCCCCCAAGGCCTGCAAATGCCCCCTTTGGTGAAGGCACTTGGCCTCTTCCTCCAGGTTGTTGTACCTTGGAcaattgtttttgaaaggCCTTTGCGTATCGTTGGAACTCTCCGGGTGATCTATTCATCAGCACTGAATAATACTTTTTCCTAGCGACTGCTTACTGTTGTTCTGTTGGTCACTAAAAACAACCTCCTCTGCAAGCCTCTTCTGATACACTTCACGGTCTATCACCTGCCCTTTTTTGCCATAACTTCCCTTTGGTGCCGAAAAATTGGGATACAGCAAGTTTGCCACTTGATGTCGTTTATAGTGATTATTCAACTCAATTACGTCCAAGTTATAACAATACAGATTCAACATATACGGCCGTATCGTGGTTACCTTAAAGCAGTAGACAATGTGGAAATAATTTTAACAAGGATACTCAAACCGCATGCACTGCTTGGTTTAATCACCTATAAATTCTACAAGCAGTAAAGATCCTTGCTTACCCGGCTGTCAAGTATGATCAAAAGGTCCTTCATTAAGGGTTCTTCTAATGAACGATCAGTTTGAGCTTAAAGATAAAGACTATATAGACGCACGGCTTtaaaattatataaacATGTCTGATTATCCTTTGCATCAAGCGTGCatggaaaatgaatttttcaaggtGCAAGAGCTACTCCACTCCAAACCTCCCTTGTTGCTACAGAAGGACCAAGATGGCAGAATCCCTTTACATTGGTCAGTTTCCTTCCAAGCACATGAAATTACCAGTTTTTTGCTATctaaaatggaaaatgtTAATTTGGATGATTATCCAGATGATTCCGGATGGACACCTTTTCATATTGCTTGTTCAGTGGGGAATTTGGACGTGGTAAAGTCTCTTTATGATAGGCCCCTCAAGCCTGATCTGAATAAGATCACTAATCAAGGAGTTACATGCTTGCACTTGGCGGTTGGTAAAAAATGGTTTGAAGTGTCGCAATTTTTAATTGATAATGGTGCGTCCGTAAGAATTAAAGATAAATTTAATCAAATTCCACTACACAGAGCTGCGTCAGTAGGttctttgaaattaatTGAATTGTTATGCGGTTTGGGCAAAAGCCCAGTGAATTGGCAGGATAAGCAAGGTTGGACCCCATTATTTCACGCTTTGGCTGAAGGGCACGCAGATGCCGCCGTATTGTTAGTAGAAAAGTATAATGCAGAATACGATCTCGTAGATAATAAAGGCGCTAAGGCTGAAGATGTTGCCCTTAATGAACAAGttaaaaagtttttccTAAATAATGTATAAGATTTCAAAACTACATATTAGAGAACTTCACATATCAATATTATTCTCAAAAAGTAACTCACAAGCGTAGTAGAGCCCACTGTAACCTCCATCAGTTGGCATTTGCTCATTTTCGCCGACCGAGGCAATCAATAATAGTCCGTTTTGTTTGATGATCCTGGCCAATGACGGGCATATCTTCAATACTTCATATGGCAGCGTCACACCTAACAAATTATTGTTCATGGCAAATTGAACCATTGTATGTATATTTATTGGTTCTGTGTTTAAATACGACATCTTTTGTGGATTCACAGCTAGTTCTTTCAAACAATTAGGAGTATCACTTATAAATCTTCCGGTAGTTGAATCCCTGAGTAggtttttcatttgcaaCAAAACTGGAAAATTGGGCTGTTTCCAGTTGAGGATCGAACAAGCTTCCCAATTGCATGAGCTGAAAACTATTTGACGCATACTGCCACTCCCGTTGTGGCGCAAAAATCGTTCATGCTCGAAAATGATTAGTAATAGTTTATCAATGAACTGATTGATATTTATAAATGGCGATATTTTGATGGGAATTGTATCAACTTCTCTATCTGTTGGAAAATAGACGCGAATTACCAGCTGCACTGACCCAGGAATAACTTCTAATAAGCTTCTTAAAGGAACTACCCTCGAAGATAAGTATTGTTTCAATGTTACTTCATCGAAGCTTCCATCAATTTTACCAAAATCATAGTCCACTACTTTTTCTAACTGTGCTTTCGTTAGATCATTTAACGGAATCTTCGTGCCCTTGAATTCAATGTACGGTTTTGGCGCAGCCACTATTGTTTCATCATTCAGAGTACAGACTAATACGCTGATAAAACTTCCATTCAAAGACGACGAAGTTACAAAGTTGCCGTCTTTGCTAGAGGTCATTAAATCACTTCCTGTAGATTTCCAGTATGGCTCATACTTTATGATTTTCAGTGGGTTTCCTGGATACGGAAAAATAATCTGATAATCCAAAGTGAGAGAACCAATATTGTTTAATCTTGTATCGAATAAGGGCAAATTCATGGTTGTGATACTATTTATTGCCGCTTTCTTGAAAAGGAATGGCATTGCTGTTGTCTTGGCAATTATCCTTGTGCCAAATGAAGGAAATATCTCGAAATCCATTGAAAAATCGTCGATGGAATCTACTTGGAAAATTATCTCACCATCATCATGGTCTTCACTAatctcatcatcatcttcttcatcattcgTTTCGCTGATATCTTTACAAAAGTTATTGATTTCGCCAGACCTAACAGGTAAAATAACATTACGCGGTATTATTTCAGGTAAGttagaagataaagtaattCTGCctggtgatgatgacatAATGATGCCGTTATCCTGAGTTAGTTTGATAGACTCGAGGCCTGGCCTTAATTTTaatttaatgaaaatttttctctcCAAAAAATTGTGACCATATTTTCTAAGTGGAATAATTGGTGGTGGTAAAGCAAAATCAGGAATGCTATCTTGAATGTCTGAATCAAATTTGTCATCATTTGGGGTTAGATCTATTGTATTAAGACGTTGTGTACTAGACTGTGAGTTTGCTTCATTTAGAGATACAGATGACAAGCTTATCGGTCTTTGTAAAAGTGCATTCAAAACATTAACGTGACTTTCCCATAAGGCGTAAAAGAGTGGGGAATGCCCGTTGTCATCTTCAATGTCTAGACGAGCGTTATGCTTCAATAATTCACTAATAACTTCAGAATGACCTGAGCGAACAGCGTAGAAAATGGGTGTCCATTTGTTGAATCCATCAATCTCATTGGGATCTGCCCCATAACGTATCAATAATTGAATCAATTGTGGATCGCCGCCAATCTTGGCCACTATATGAAGAGTGCATAACCCTGTTGagttctttttgaaaagcgGCTGACATAAATGCTGTGAGCTTTCGTTTTTGGCATTATCAGCATTTTGCTTACTCCGAATTTCTAAAAGTAACTTGGCAGCATCATGATTATTATATTTGCAAGCGACATTTAATGGATCGAATTGGACTTTAGTAGAGCTAATTACATTCTTACTATAATCCAAAACTGGCTTTTCAATGGGCGATGCGTTTGCGCCACCAATGGTTAGTAAATCCCTAACAACATCTATATGGTTGTTCGTGATTGCCAAAACCAAGGGTGTCTTAGAATCACTATCAATAGGATCAACGTCCTCTAAAAGATTAGTGATCAGCAACGAATGAACAAATTCCAGTTTTCCTAGCTCTGCAGCATAATGTAGCGGCACCCTGGCATGTATATCTCGAGCATTTAGTAACTTCTGTACTGTTTCTTTAGATAAT is a window from the Saccharomyces paradoxus chromosome VII, complete sequence genome containing:
- the PHB2 gene encoding prohibitin subunit PHB2 (Subunit of the prohibitin complex (Phb1p-Phb2p)~similar to YGR231C) is translated as MNRSPGEFQRYAKAFQKQLSKVQQPGGRGQVPSPKGAFAGLGGLLLLGGGALFINNALFNVDGGHRAIVYSRIHGVSSRIFNEGTHFIFPWLDTPIIYDVRAKPRNVASLTGTKDLQMVNITCRVLSRPDVVQLPTIYRTLGQDYDERVLPSIVNEVLKAVVAQFNASQLITQREKVSRLIRENLVRRASKFNILLDDVSITYMTFSPEFTNAVEAKQIAQQDAQRAAFVVDKARQEKQGMVVRAQGEAKSAELIGEAIKKSRDYVELKRLDTARDIAKILASSPNRVILDNEALLLNTVVDARIDGRGK
- the PHO81 gene encoding Pho81p (Cyclin-dependent kinase (CDK) inhibitor~similar to YGR233C) is translated as MKFGKYLEARQLELAEYNSHFIDYKALKKLIKQLAIPTLKASSDLDLHLTLDDIDEKIIHQRLQENKAAFFFKLERELEKVNGYYLARESDLRIKFNILHSKYKDYKSNGKLNSNQATSFKNLYAAFKKFQKDLRNLEQYVELNKTGFSKALKKWDKRSQSHDKDFYLATVVSIQPIFTRDGPLKLNDETLHILLELNDIDNNNRRADLQSSTFTNEEDDSNSSNNNNNNNNNNNNNNNDNNNNNNNNNNNNNNNNNNNNNNNNNNNNNNNTLRKNYELATVRNSENQLEQLFQVSSSSLDVEMEIENWYKEILNIATVKDIQRKHALLRNFTETKIFTYLLQNSSESFHKNVFSLLKECLTTLFLLLVASPLDDNSLHIFYKSNQDHIDLSYCDEDDQVFSRKNVFHEAASCPEKSRLFILDEALTTSKLSKETVQKLLNARDIHARVPLHYAAELGKLEFVHSLLITNLLEDVDPIDSDSKTPLVLAITNNHIDVVRDLLTIGGANASPIEKPVLDYSKNVISSTKVQFDPLNVACKYNNHDAAKLLLEIRSKQNADNAKNESSQHLCQPLFKKNSTGLCTLHIVAKIGGDPQLIQLLIRYGADPNEIDGFNKWTPIFYAVRSGHSEVISELLKHNARLDIEDDNGHSPLFYALWESHVNVLNALLQRPISLSSVSLNEANSQSSTQRLNTIDLTPNDDKFDSDIQDSIPDFALPPPIIPLRKYGHNFLERKIFIKLKLRPGLESIKLTQDNGIIMSSSPGRITLSSNLPEIIPRNVILPVRSGEINNFCKDISETNDEEDDDEISEDHDDGEIIFQVDSIDDFSMDFEIFPSFGTRIIAKTTAMPFLFKKAAINSITTMNLPLFDTRLNNIGSLTLDYQIIFPYPGNPLKIIKYEPYWKSTGSDLMTSSKDGNFVTSSSLNGSFISVLVCTLNDETIVAAPKPYIEFKGTKIPLNDLTKAQLEKVVDYDFGKIDGSFDEVTLKQYLSSRVVPLRSLLEVIPGSVQLVIRVYFPTDREVDTIPIKISPFININQFIDKLLLIIFEHERFLRHNGSGSMRQIVFSSCNWEACSILNWKQPNFPVLLQMKNLLRDSTTGRFISDTPNCLKELAVNPQKMSYLNTEPINIHTMVQFAMNNNLLGVTLPYEVLKICPSLARIIKQNGLLLIASVGENEQMPTDGGYSGLYYACELLFENNIDM
- the NAS6 gene encoding Nas6p (Assembly chaperone for the 19S proteasome regulatory particle base~similar to YGR232W) produces the protein MSDYPLHQACMENEFFKVQELLHSKPPLLLQKDQDGRIPLHWSVSFQAHEITSFLLSKMENVNLDDYPDDSGWTPFHIACSVGNLDVVKSLYDRPLKPDLNKITNQGVTCLHLAVGKKWFEVSQFLIDNGASVRIKDKFNQIPLHRAASVGSLKLIELLCGLGKSPVNWQDKQGWTPLFHALAEGHADAAVLLVEKYNAEYDLVDNKGAKAEDVALNEQVKKFFLNNV